From one Rhizobium sp. CIAT894 genomic stretch:
- a CDS encoding AraC family transcriptional regulator: MRRFSAVRTRDVGELRQRLSGMFSVRSLDIGRAAQQDFEGHLNHCELHDVGLSFARYGSSIEASLSHGDFYLQGFPLRGDGSFVVDGSETTVSRRRGLVTGVGAEVRLRYSPDFEHLIVRIKPQALIRKLSALIGRPVDPPLTMVTDIAPDSQASAAQFRLLEFVIGELDREDASLPPLVLAELEQALLVAFLCSNHHNYSHLLNKQPLASAPWQVRRVEEYIRQNWDQPLTIEALALVANASVRSLFYAFKKGRGVSPMTFVKQVRMRNAKAMLASPSSATSVTSVAYACGFSNLGHFARYYYSTFGEHPSDTLRKAFRDSGSH, translated from the coding sequence TTGCGCCGATTTTCGGCTGTCCGAACCCGCGACGTTGGTGAGCTTCGCCAGCGTCTGTCGGGTATGTTCTCGGTCCGGTCACTCGATATAGGCCGCGCAGCGCAGCAGGATTTCGAGGGACACCTCAATCACTGCGAGCTGCACGATGTCGGGCTGAGCTTTGCTCGTTACGGTTCTTCGATTGAGGCATCCCTTTCGCATGGGGATTTTTATCTTCAAGGCTTTCCACTTCGAGGGGATGGCAGTTTTGTCGTCGACGGCTCAGAGACGACCGTCTCCCGCCGTCGTGGTTTGGTAACAGGGGTGGGCGCCGAGGTGCGACTTAGGTACTCACCGGACTTCGAGCATTTGATCGTGAGGATCAAGCCGCAAGCATTGATCAGGAAACTCAGCGCGTTAATCGGCCGCCCTGTCGATCCACCGTTGACGATGGTGACCGACATCGCACCGGATTCCCAGGCTTCTGCCGCCCAGTTCCGCCTGCTGGAGTTTGTGATCGGAGAGCTCGACCGCGAAGACGCTTCGCTTCCGCCGCTCGTCCTGGCCGAACTTGAGCAAGCGCTCCTCGTCGCCTTCCTTTGCAGCAACCACCATAATTATAGCCACCTGCTCAACAAGCAGCCCCTCGCATCGGCGCCGTGGCAAGTGCGCAGGGTGGAGGAATATATCCGGCAGAACTGGGATCAGCCGCTGACCATCGAGGCTCTGGCTCTGGTTGCAAACGCAAGCGTTCGCAGTCTCTTTTATGCTTTCAAGAAGGGTCGCGGTGTCTCTCCGATGACTTTCGTCAAGCAGGTTCGCATGCGCAACGCCAAGGCAATGCTGGCGAGCCCGAGTTCAGCAACGAGTGTAACTTCGGTCGCCTACGCCTGCGGGTTTAGCAATCTCGGGCACTTCGCCAGATACTATTACAGCACTTTCGGCGAGCACCCATCCGATACGCTCAGGAAGGCGTTCCGCGACTCAGGCTCCCATTAG
- a CDS encoding CTP synthase, translating into MARYVFITGGVVSSLGKGIAAAALGALLQARGYRVRLRKLDPYLNVDPGTMSPTQHGEVFVTDDGAETDLDLGHYERFTGRSATKTDNITTGRIYKNIIDKERRGDYLGATVQVIPHVTNEIKDFVIEGNDDYDFVICEIGGTVGDIEAMPFMEAIRQLGNDLPRGTAVYVHLTLMPYIPAAGELKTKPTQHSVKELQALGIHPDILLVRADREIPEAERRKLSLFCNVRPSAVIQALDVANIYDVPIAYHKEGLDDEVLAAFGIEPAPKPRLDPWEEVCNRIRTPEGEVTIAIVGKYTGLKDAYKSLIEALHHGGIANRVKVKLEWIESEVFEKEDPAPYLEKVHGILVPGGFGERGSEGKIHAARFARERKVPYFGICFGMQMAVIEAARNLADVQAASSTEFGPTKEPVVGLMTEWVKGNELQKRTAAGDLGGTMRLGAYKAALKKGTKISEIYGSTDISERHRHRYEVNVDYKDRLESCGLVFSGMSPDGVLPETIEYPDHPWFIGVQYHPELKSRPLDPHPLFASFIEAATEQSRLV; encoded by the coding sequence ATGGCGCGATACGTATTCATCACTGGCGGCGTGGTTTCCTCTCTTGGAAAAGGAATTGCGGCCGCGGCTCTCGGAGCGTTGCTGCAGGCCCGTGGATATCGGGTCCGGCTTCGCAAGCTCGATCCCTACCTGAACGTGGACCCGGGCACGATGAGCCCGACCCAGCACGGCGAGGTCTTCGTGACCGACGACGGCGCGGAAACCGATCTCGATCTCGGTCACTACGAACGCTTCACGGGGCGTTCGGCAACCAAGACCGACAACATCACCACCGGCCGCATCTACAAAAACATCATCGACAAGGAACGGCGCGGCGACTATCTCGGCGCGACGGTGCAGGTCATTCCGCACGTCACCAACGAGATCAAGGATTTCGTTATCGAGGGCAATGACGACTACGACTTCGTCATCTGCGAGATCGGCGGCACGGTCGGCGATATCGAGGCAATGCCGTTCATGGAGGCGATTCGCCAGCTCGGCAACGATCTGCCGCGCGGCACCGCCGTCTACGTCCACCTGACGCTGATGCCCTACATTCCGGCGGCCGGCGAATTGAAGACCAAGCCGACGCAGCATTCGGTCAAGGAACTGCAGGCGCTCGGCATTCATCCGGATATCCTGCTGGTACGCGCCGACCGCGAAATTCCGGAAGCCGAGCGCCGCAAGCTGTCGCTGTTCTGCAACGTGCGCCCGTCCGCCGTCATCCAGGCGCTCGACGTCGCCAACATCTACGATGTGCCGATCGCCTACCATAAGGAAGGGCTTGATGACGAAGTGCTGGCCGCCTTCGGCATAGAGCCGGCGCCGAAGCCGCGTCTCGACCCTTGGGAAGAAGTCTGCAACCGCATCCGCACGCCGGAAGGCGAGGTGACGATTGCGATCGTCGGCAAATATACCGGCCTCAAGGATGCCTATAAATCGCTGATCGAGGCGCTGCATCACGGCGGCATCGCCAATCGCGTCAAGGTCAAGCTCGAATGGATCGAGTCCGAGGTCTTCGAAAAGGAAGATCCGGCGCCCTACCTCGAAAAGGTGCACGGCATTCTCGTGCCTGGCGGCTTCGGCGAACGTGGCTCCGAGGGCAAGATCCATGCAGCCCGCTTCGCCCGCGAACGCAAGGTGCCGTATTTCGGGATCTGCTTCGGCATGCAGATGGCTGTCATCGAGGCGGCGCGCAATCTCGCCGACGTGCAGGCCGCTTCGTCGACCGAATTCGGCCCGACGAAAGAACCGGTGGTCGGCCTGATGACCGAATGGGTCAAGGGCAACGAGCTGCAGAAGCGCACGGCAGCCGGCGATCTCGGCGGCACGATGCGTCTCGGCGCCTACAAGGCGGCGCTGAAGAAGGGCACGAAGATCTCGGAAATCTACGGTTCGACCGATATTTCCGAGCGTCATCGCCACCGCTACGAGGTCAATGTCGACTACAAGGACCGGCTCGAGAGCTGCGGCCTCGTTTTCTCCGGCATGTCGCCGGACGGCGTTCTGCCGGAGACGATCGAATATCCCGATCATCCCTGGTTCATCGGCGTGCAGTATCACCCCGAACTGAAGAGCCGGCCGCTCGACCCCCATCCGCTGTTTGCCAGCTTCATCGAAGCGGCAACGGAACAGAGCCGCCTCGTCTAA
- the secG gene encoding preprotein translocase subunit SecG, which produces MQTVLIVIHLMIVLALVGVVLIQRSEGGGLGIGGGSGFMSARGTANALTRTTAILATLFFLTSLGLGILTRYEGRPSDILDRIPATGGQGNGILDSLGGGAQAPANPPAGNGVPSSGAATPAPQAPAAQAPATTAPATQAPAATAPATTTAPAATAPAAPAATPAPAQPSGVPTAQ; this is translated from the coding sequence ATGCAGACCGTATTGATTGTCATTCATCTCATGATCGTGCTCGCCCTCGTCGGCGTCGTGCTCATCCAGCGTTCGGAAGGCGGCGGCCTCGGCATCGGCGGTGGTTCGGGCTTCATGTCGGCCCGCGGCACGGCCAATGCGCTGACGCGTACGACCGCGATCCTTGCGACCCTGTTCTTCCTGACCTCGCTCGGCCTCGGCATTCTGACGCGTTACGAAGGCCGCCCGAGCGACATTCTCGACCGCATTCCGGCAACAGGCGGCCAGGGCAACGGCATTCTTGATTCGCTCGGCGGCGGCGCTCAGGCCCCGGCAAATCCGCCGGCCGGCAACGGCGTTCCGAGCAGCGGGGCGGCAACGCCCGCGCCGCAGGCTCCCGCCGCCCAAGCTCCTGCAACGACGGCTCCGGCAACTCAGGCTCCGGCTGCCACTGCACCGGCGACGACCACCGCTCCGGCGGCGACTGCGCCTGCAGCTCCGGCCGCGACGCCGGCGCCGGCTCAACCTTCCGGCGTCCCGACGGCACAATAA
- the tpiA gene encoding triose-phosphate isomerase: MTPDVRPLVAGNWKMNGTRASLDQIKAIAEGVRPPLADKVEALICPPTTLLYVATALCTDSPLSIGAQDCHQKASGAHTGDISAEMIADAFGTYVIVGHSERRTDHAETDHLVRAKAEAAFAADLTAIICIGETADERRAGQALDIIKRQLSASVPDGATAENTVIAYEPIWAIGTGVTPTSGDVEKAHAFMRAELVARFGDEGRKMRLLYGGSVKPANAAELMGIANVDGALIGGASLKASDFLAIYRAYEALLA; the protein is encoded by the coding sequence ATGACACCTGACGTGCGACCGCTCGTGGCGGGAAATTGGAAAATGAACGGCACGCGTGCCTCCCTCGATCAGATCAAGGCGATCGCCGAGGGCGTGCGCCCGCCGCTCGCCGATAAGGTCGAGGCGCTGATCTGCCCGCCGACGACGCTGCTCTACGTAGCGACGGCGCTCTGCACCGACAGCCCGCTTTCGATCGGCGCGCAGGATTGCCATCAGAAGGCCTCCGGCGCGCATACCGGCGACATCTCTGCCGAAATGATCGCCGATGCTTTCGGCACCTATGTCATCGTCGGCCATTCCGAGCGGCGCACGGACCACGCCGAAACGGATCATCTGGTGCGCGCCAAGGCGGAAGCAGCCTTTGCCGCCGACCTGACGGCGATCATCTGCATCGGCGAGACGGCGGACGAACGCCGCGCCGGGCAGGCCCTCGACATCATCAAGCGCCAGCTTTCCGCTTCGGTTCCGGACGGCGCCACCGCCGAGAACACCGTCATCGCCTACGAGCCGATCTGGGCGATCGGCACCGGTGTGACGCCGACATCAGGCGACGTGGAAAAGGCGCATGCCTTCATGCGCGCCGAGCTTGTGGCCCGCTTCGGCGATGAAGGCCGCAAGATGCGTCTGCTCTATGGTGGCTCGGTCAAGCCGGCCAATGCCGCCGAACTGATGGGCATTGCCAATGTCGACGGCGCGCTGATCGGCGGGGCGAGCTTGAAAGCCTCCGACTTCCTCGCCATTTACCGGGCTTATGAGGCGCTGCTCGCCTGA
- a CDS encoding phospholipase has product MRMSTSHCTVISAIAAFLLSVAAFSAGGPAQAGDALPAFKDDLFSKQTVLQTSDDGDFEVIDYDEMRDINGRDQIPQKRVQQKYVALGIRKSQADETLSLDGIKLDVTRVGPAQNAAFTVIFIHGRDGDRRLGANDYSFGGNFNRLKNLVAGNGGVYYSPTVRSFDSNGVAAITGLIRYASAQSPGRPIILSCASMGSQVCWGVARDGESVKRLKGMLIMSGVTDPDFTRSAFYKAKLPLWFAHGSRDPVYAASDQQALFESLHKAKYPARFTLFQTGNHGTPIRMIDWRRVLNWILAG; this is encoded by the coding sequence ATGCGAATGTCCACAAGTCATTGCACCGTTATATCAGCAATTGCGGCCTTTTTGCTGTCCGTAGCCGCGTTTTCCGCCGGCGGACCGGCGCAGGCGGGCGATGCGCTGCCAGCTTTCAAGGACGATCTGTTCTCGAAACAGACTGTGCTGCAGACAAGCGACGACGGCGATTTCGAGGTCATCGACTATGACGAGATGCGCGACATCAACGGCCGCGACCAGATCCCGCAAAAGCGGGTGCAGCAGAAATATGTGGCGCTCGGCATCCGTAAAAGCCAGGCCGACGAGACGCTGTCGCTCGACGGCATCAAGCTCGATGTCACCAGGGTGGGACCGGCTCAGAATGCCGCCTTCACGGTGATTTTCATCCATGGTCGCGACGGCGACCGCCGGCTGGGCGCCAACGACTACAGTTTCGGCGGCAATTTCAACCGGCTGAAAAATCTCGTCGCCGGCAATGGCGGCGTCTATTATTCGCCGACGGTCAGGAGCTTCGACAGCAACGGCGTTGCCGCGATCACCGGCCTCATCCGTTATGCCAGCGCCCAATCGCCGGGCCGGCCGATCATCCTTTCCTGCGCCTCGATGGGCAGCCAGGTCTGCTGGGGCGTTGCGCGTGACGGCGAGAGCGTCAAGCGGCTGAAGGGCATGCTTATCATGAGCGGTGTCACCGATCCCGATTTTACCAGGAGCGCCTTCTACAAGGCGAAGCTGCCGCTGTGGTTCGCCCATGGCAGCCGTGACCCGGTCTATGCGGCGAGCGATCAGCAGGCGCTGTTCGAAAGCCTGCACAAGGCAAAATACCCGGCGCGCTTCACGCTGTTTCAGACCGGAAACCACGGAACGCCGATCCGGATGATCGACTGGCGCAGGGTGTTGAACTGGATTCTCGCCGGCTAA
- the parE gene encoding DNA topoisomerase IV subunit B — protein MDDSNDLFSAVPLSDKREEAQKPAVPNERPPVAVAPAPAPSAPARPAPAASNADEYGASSIRVLEGLEPVRMRPGMYIGGTDEKALHHLFAEVIDNAMDEAVAGHANFIEVYLDLAGYLTVSDNGRGIPVENHPQVPGKSTLEVIMTKLHAGGKFDGKAYETSGGLHGVGVSVVNALSDDLEVEVARNRKLYRQRFSRGLPQGGLEELGDVHNRRGTRVRFHPDPQIFGDHMKFDAARVFRMARSKAYLFGGVEIRWSCEPGVLPEGSEVPDKAVFHFPGGLKDYLQATMGKEFTVTREIFAGKTEKVSGHGSMEWAITWYGGDPQVHSYCNTIPTPEGGTHEAGLRIALTKGLKAYAELTQNKRAAQITTDDVMISAVGMLSVFIREPEFVGQTKDKLATVEAQRIVENALRDPFDHYLADNPNESAKLLDWVIERAEERLRRRKEKEVNRKTAVRKLRLPGKLADCSQNTAEGAELFIVEGDSAGGSAKQARNRANQAILPLRGKILNVASAGREKLGANQQLADLIQALGCGTRSKYRQEDLRYERIIVMTDADVDGAHIASLLITFFYQEMPELVRGGHLFLAVPPLYKITQGAKSAYARDDNHRAELMQTDFKGKAKVEISRFKGLGEMMPAQLKETTMDPSKRTLLKVLIDEVDFEGTRSAVDDLMGTKPEARFRFIQERAAFAENLDI, from the coding sequence ATGGACGATAGCAACGACCTCTTTTCCGCAGTGCCCCTCTCTGACAAACGCGAGGAGGCACAAAAGCCTGCCGTGCCGAATGAACGGCCGCCCGTCGCTGTCGCGCCGGCCCCTGCCCCCTCGGCGCCTGCGCGTCCCGCCCCCGCCGCGTCGAACGCGGATGAATACGGCGCCTCGTCGATCCGCGTTCTTGAAGGCCTCGAGCCGGTGCGCATGCGCCCGGGCATGTATATCGGCGGCACCGATGAGAAGGCGCTGCATCACCTCTTTGCCGAAGTCATCGACAACGCGATGGACGAGGCGGTCGCCGGACACGCCAATTTCATCGAGGTCTATCTCGACCTCGCCGGTTACCTTACCGTCTCCGACAACGGCCGCGGCATCCCGGTCGAAAACCATCCGCAGGTCCCGGGCAAATCGACGCTCGAAGTCATCATGACCAAGCTGCATGCCGGCGGCAAGTTTGACGGCAAGGCCTACGAGACCTCGGGCGGCCTGCATGGCGTCGGCGTCTCGGTCGTCAACGCGCTCTCCGACGACCTCGAGGTCGAGGTGGCGCGCAACCGCAAGCTCTACCGCCAGCGCTTCTCCCGCGGCCTGCCGCAGGGCGGGCTGGAAGAGCTGGGCGACGTCCACAATCGCCGCGGCACCCGCGTGCGTTTCCATCCCGATCCGCAGATCTTTGGGGATCACATGAAGTTTGACGCCGCCCGGGTGTTCCGGATGGCGCGCTCGAAGGCCTATCTGTTCGGCGGCGTCGAGATCCGCTGGAGCTGTGAGCCGGGTGTTTTGCCCGAAGGCTCCGAGGTGCCCGACAAGGCCGTCTTCCATTTCCCCGGCGGTCTGAAGGATTATCTTCAGGCGACGATGGGCAAGGAATTCACCGTCACCCGCGAAATCTTCGCCGGCAAGACCGAGAAGGTGAGCGGCCACGGCTCGATGGAATGGGCGATCACCTGGTATGGCGGCGATCCGCAGGTCCATTCCTACTGCAACACCATCCCGACCCCTGAAGGAGGCACGCATGAGGCGGGCCTCCGCATCGCGCTGACCAAGGGCCTGAAGGCCTATGCCGAGCTGACGCAGAACAAGCGCGCCGCCCAGATCACCACCGATGACGTGATGATCTCGGCCGTCGGCATGCTGTCGGTCTTCATCCGCGAGCCCGAATTCGTCGGCCAGACCAAGGACAAGCTCGCGACCGTCGAGGCCCAGCGCATCGTCGAAAACGCGCTGCGCGACCCCTTCGACCACTACCTTGCCGACAATCCGAACGAGTCGGCCAAGCTGCTAGACTGGGTGATCGAGCGCGCCGAGGAGCGCCTGCGCCGCCGCAAGGAAAAGGAAGTCAACCGCAAGACCGCCGTGCGTAAGCTGCGCCTGCCCGGCAAGCTCGCCGATTGTTCGCAGAACACCGCCGAAGGCGCCGAACTCTTCATCGTCGAAGGTGACTCGGCAGGCGGTTCGGCCAAGCAGGCGCGCAACCGCGCCAACCAGGCCATTCTGCCGCTGCGCGGCAAGATCCTGAACGTTGCCAGCGCCGGCCGCGAAAAGCTTGGCGCCAACCAGCAGCTTGCCGATCTCATCCAGGCGCTCGGCTGCGGCACACGCTCGAAATACCGGCAGGAAGACCTGCGCTACGAGCGCATCATCGTCATGACCGATGCCGACGTCGACGGCGCCCACATCGCCTCGCTGCTCATCACCTTCTTCTATCAGGAGATGCCGGAGCTGGTGCGCGGAGGCCACCTCTTCCTCGCCGTGCCACCGCTCTACAAGATCACCCAAGGGGCGAAATCCGCCTATGCCCGCGACGACAATCATCGCGCCGAGCTTATGCAGACGGACTTCAAGGGCAAGGCCAAGGTCGAGATCAGCCGCTTCAAAGGTCTCGGCGAGATGATGCCCGCCCAGCTCAAGGAAACCACCATGGATCCGTCCAAGCGCACCCTGCTCAAGGTGCTGATCGACGAGGTGGATTTCGAAGGCACCCGCAGCGCCGTCGACGATCTGATGGGCACCAAGCCGGAAGCCCGCTTCCGCTTCATCCAGGAACGCGCGGCCTTCGCCGAAAACCTCGATATCTAA
- a CDS encoding esterase-like activity of phytase family protein: MTKRFLTTAAFVLLSSTVAASATDIGATFETACPFGDCAAGISLCYLGEFVIPSGHMENGVEFGGISGLDFDAATGHYIAISDDRSERAPARFYELDVDVDAAGLKGVSVVKQVTLKDKNGEPFAARTVDPESIRLGKDGIYWGSEGDGKALLPPFIRVAAPDGSFVREFKLPEGFAPTADRSTGIRDNLAFEDLAVAPSGDVFVGVEAALFQDGPNPSLTTGSLSRIIRYDGATGEPKAQYVYPVSPIPQPATKPDGGNDNGMSEMLALDDHRLLAVERSYAQGFGNTIKIMMMDLTDATDVSAIASLAKNDQHVVPARKSQILDLRAIGLVPDNIEAMSLGRAKDGSDVLILGSDNNFSAAQKTQFYAFKLLRRPQQ; this comes from the coding sequence ATGACCAAGCGTTTTCTCACGACTGCCGCTTTCGTTCTCCTGTCCAGCACCGTCGCCGCCAGCGCCACCGACATCGGCGCCACCTTCGAGACCGCCTGCCCCTTCGGCGATTGCGCCGCCGGCATTTCGCTCTGCTATCTCGGTGAATTCGTCATCCCGAGCGGCCACATGGAAAACGGCGTCGAATTCGGCGGCATATCAGGCCTCGATTTCGATGCCGCCACCGGCCACTATATCGCCATCAGCGACGACCGCTCGGAAAGAGCCCCGGCCCGCTTCTATGAACTCGACGTCGATGTCGATGCGGCGGGTCTCAAGGGTGTTTCGGTCGTCAAACAGGTCACGCTGAAGGATAAGAACGGCGAGCCCTTCGCCGCCAGGACCGTCGATCCGGAATCGATCCGCCTCGGCAAGGACGGCATCTATTGGGGCAGCGAAGGCGATGGCAAAGCGCTGCTGCCGCCCTTCATCCGGGTCGCTGCACCGGATGGTTCGTTCGTGCGCGAATTCAAGCTGCCGGAAGGCTTTGCGCCGACCGCCGATAGGTCGACCGGCATCCGCGACAACCTCGCCTTCGAGGATCTCGCTGTCGCGCCCTCCGGCGATGTTTTCGTCGGGGTCGAGGCTGCACTCTTTCAGGACGGCCCCAACCCCTCGCTGACCACGGGCAGCCTGTCGCGCATCATCCGCTACGACGGCGCCACCGGCGAGCCGAAGGCTCAATATGTCTATCCGGTGTCGCCGATCCCGCAGCCCGCCACCAAACCCGACGGCGGCAATGACAACGGCATGTCTGAAATGCTTGCGCTTGACGATCACCGCCTGCTCGCTGTCGAGCGTAGCTATGCGCAAGGCTTCGGCAACACCATCAAGATCATGATGATGGATCTGACCGATGCCACCGATGTCTCGGCGATCGCTTCCCTTGCCAAAAACGACCAGCACGTCGTCCCCGCCCGCAAGAGCCAGATCCTCGATCTGAGGGCGATCGGCCTGGTCCCCGACAATATCGAGGCGATGTCCTTGGGCAGGGCCAAGGATGGCAGCGACGTTCTCATTCTTGGTTCGGACAACAATTTCTCGGCCGCTCAGAAGACGCAATTCTACGCCTTCAAGCTTCTCAGGCGTCCGCAGCAGTAA
- a CDS encoding AI-2E family transporter: MGVFDRQKSNHEPRWLGSSAPTRTPLIPSISAARWLLVLIVAAGVYFFYGFLVPVLAALVIGFASWPLYRKLLARVGGNTTIAATIAIIMIITFLVIPIGLAVTYTTGEVRNWVAWTIHANRAGAPTPDWIVALPWAGAYLDEVWTKYIGSPGALGEVIQAVSGANIGNIYRAVLAAGGGAFHLLLTLLFMLIALFFVYRDGLSFSKQIDMLGERILPNRWERISRVVPATISSTVMGMTLIAIGEGIVLGLAYWIAGVPSPVTLGVLTGVMALIPGGAPLSFTLVSVYLLASGSHVAGIGLFVWGTVELFIVDKTLRPKLVGGPIKLPFLPTFFGLVGGVKTMGFLGLFIGPVLMALIVAIWREWIHEARNADKSEAGPQILIDEQAQPPSPGTPKTLPRIAEG, encoded by the coding sequence GTGGGTGTATTCGACCGTCAGAAAAGCAATCATGAACCGCGATGGCTCGGATCGTCGGCGCCGACACGCACGCCGCTGATACCCTCCATCTCGGCGGCACGCTGGCTGCTGGTTCTGATCGTCGCGGCCGGCGTCTACTTCTTCTACGGTTTCCTCGTACCGGTGCTTGCGGCTCTCGTCATCGGCTTCGCCAGCTGGCCGCTCTACCGCAAGCTTCTTGCCCGCGTCGGCGGCAATACGACGATCGCCGCGACTATCGCCATCATCATGATCATCACCTTCCTGGTCATCCCGATCGGGCTGGCGGTCACCTATACGACGGGTGAAGTGCGCAACTGGGTTGCCTGGACAATCCATGCCAACCGCGCCGGCGCCCCGACACCCGACTGGATCGTCGCGCTGCCCTGGGCGGGCGCCTATCTCGATGAGGTCTGGACCAAATATATCGGCAGCCCCGGCGCTCTCGGCGAGGTCATCCAGGCCGTCAGCGGCGCCAATATCGGCAACATCTACCGTGCCGTGCTTGCCGCCGGCGGTGGCGCCTTCCATCTCCTGCTGACGCTGCTCTTCATGCTGATCGCGCTGTTCTTCGTCTATCGCGATGGTCTTTCCTTCTCCAAGCAGATCGATATGCTGGGCGAGCGCATTCTGCCGAACCGCTGGGAGCGCATTTCCCGCGTCGTGCCGGCAACGATCAGCTCCACCGTCATGGGCATGACGCTGATTGCGATCGGCGAAGGCATCGTGCTCGGCCTCGCATACTGGATCGCCGGCGTGCCGTCGCCGGTGACGCTCGGCGTGCTCACAGGCGTGATGGCGCTGATCCCGGGCGGCGCACCGCTCTCCTTCACGCTGGTCTCGGTCTATCTGCTGGCGAGCGGCTCACATGTCGCCGGCATCGGTCTCTTCGTCTGGGGTACGGTCGAACTCTTCATCGTCGACAAGACGCTGCGGCCGAAGCTCGTCGGCGGGCCGATCAAGCTGCCCTTCCTGCCGACTTTTTTCGGCCTCGTCGGCGGCGTCAAGACGATGGGTTTCCTCGGTCTCTTCATCGGCCCGGTGCTGATGGCGCTGATCGTCGCCATCTGGCGCGAATGGATCCACGAGGCCCGCAATGCCGACAAGAGCGAGGCGGGACCGCAGATCCTTATCGACGAACAGGCGCAGCCGCCGTCGCCCGGAACGCCGAAAACGCTTCCCCGTATCGCTGAAGGCTGA
- a CDS encoding GNAT family N-acetyltransferase, protein MSVTIALEPPRQDGVVRLLDLSDAYAGSLYPAESNHLVDLSLLEKPSVSFLVARNGDAIVGCCALVEAGDGTAEIKRMFVDPEARGLKIASGLMNALETIAGEKRLTAIRLETGIYQPEAIALYRKYGYQDIEAFGAYLPDPLSLFMEKRLG, encoded by the coding sequence ATGTCCGTGACCATCGCCCTGGAGCCGCCTCGTCAGGACGGCGTCGTCCGCCTTCTCGATCTTTCCGATGCCTATGCAGGGTCGCTCTATCCCGCCGAGAGCAACCATCTGGTCGACCTCTCCTTGCTCGAGAAGCCTTCGGTCAGCTTCCTGGTCGCGCGCAACGGCGATGCGATCGTCGGCTGCTGCGCGCTGGTCGAGGCCGGCGACGGCACGGCGGAGATCAAGCGGATGTTCGTCGATCCCGAGGCGAGGGGGCTCAAGATCGCCAGCGGCCTGATGAATGCGCTTGAAACGATCGCTGGGGAAAAGCGGCTGACGGCGATCCGGCTCGAAACCGGGATCTACCAGCCCGAGGCTATCGCTCTCTACCGCAAATACGGTTACCAGGACATCGAAGCCTTCGGCGCTTATCTGCCGGATCCGCTCAGCCTGTTCATGGAAAAACGGCTGGGATGA
- a CDS encoding type II toxin-antitoxin system mRNA interferase toxin, RelE/StbE family, which translates to MRLVWARHALSDRDNIFAYIEAENPSAAVHVDQKIALTVRRLVDFPESGRQGRIAGIRELVIPNTPYIAAYIVLEDRIRILRVLHGAQIWPEDISTE; encoded by the coding sequence GTGAGGCTTGTCTGGGCAAGACATGCCCTATCCGACCGAGACAATATTTTCGCTTACATTGAAGCCGAAAATCCAAGCGCTGCCGTTCACGTCGATCAGAAAATCGCTCTTACTGTCCGGCGGCTCGTCGATTTCCCAGAGAGCGGAAGGCAGGGACGAATCGCAGGCATACGTGAACTGGTAATCCCAAACACGCCTTACATAGCCGCCTACATTGTGCTCGAAGACAGGATACGCATCCTTCGTGTCCTCCATGGCGCTCAAATCTGGCCTGAGGACATTTCTACCGAATAG
- a CDS encoding type II toxin-antitoxin system RelB/DinJ family antitoxin, whose translation MVSNALVQTRIDAAVKDRATAVLENMGLTVSDVVRILLTRTANEGALPLELISNSEAYDVWFRSKVLEALNDTRPDIDDDEVEASFEKRRATALRKSQVTGS comes from the coding sequence ATGGTATCAAACGCACTTGTCCAAACGCGCATAGATGCGGCGGTCAAGGACCGCGCCACGGCTGTTCTGGAAAATATGGGGCTGACTGTATCGGACGTCGTGCGCATTCTGCTCACCCGCACCGCCAATGAAGGAGCTCTTCCGCTGGAGCTCATCTCCAACAGCGAAGCCTACGATGTATGGTTTCGAAGCAAGGTGCTCGAGGCTCTTAACGATACGCGACCGGATATTGATGATGACGAGGTCGAGGCTAGCTTTGAGAAGCGACGGGCAACGGCTCTTCGAAAGAGTCAGGTGACCGGATCGTGA